Within the Candidatus Methanomethylophilaceae archaeon genome, the region GCTCTTCAATATCCGCGTCGAGATGAGAAAAGCAGTGGAACAATGCCAGAACATCGGCGGGAGGTACAGGGAGGACATAAGGATTGGACTGCCGGCCAGACCTGCCCTGAGATTGCTTCCCGAAGCGATCAGGGCCCTGTCGTCAGAGTATCCCGATGTCCACGTCACCCCCGTTTTCCATGATTACGGTGAATTCGACAGGTTCCTCTCGGGGGACATCGACCTCGAGTTCACGGAAACCGGCTATTTCTCCAAATCCCCCGGCATAAGGGAGGAGCACTTGTACGACAGCAGGATATACCTCATTGTGAGGGACGACGATTTCCTGGCATCGAGGGACATGGTATCCGAGAGCGACCTCCGCGGAAGAACTCTGATGGTGGGCGGAGGATCCCCGCCGCAGCTACAGGCGGTACAGAGCCGTGTCATAGACAACGAGAACGTCGGGTACTACAACAGCCACGACCACGATACCACGATGGTGAATGTGGCGGCGGGCAGCGGCGTATGCCTGTCTCCGGGATTCCTCATGGGCATGGATCCCGGCTACAGGTGGATCCCATTCGACTGCCCGGAGCATTTCGATTGCGCGGTCGCATTGAGGGATGATGAGGAACGCCCTTCTGTGAACCGTCTTGTGGGGATACTTAAGGAGCTCTACTCGTCGTACAAAGGGCTGCTGTGACTTGTGAACTGTTCAAACTAGAAGCCTTGTAATCGCAATCAGGTCTCGAAAGATTGCAATTATTATATGGCCCCTCACAAAGGAGGGACGATTTAGGTTTCTAGCATCGAACGTCGACCGCGATCTTGACCGTGATGTCCACACCGTACCCGGCCACCACAATCAGGATGAGCTTCTGGCCAGGGGACTCCTCGATGTCGCACGGGAGTCCCCGACGTCCTCTTACCCTACCTTGACTGTTCCGTTCGTGGCAGCAATGTGAAGGGTTCAGTCTGCCATCGAGACGTTGTACGCGGTGGCGACGATGTCCTCGGACCCCATCCTGATCTCGATGGCCTGGTAGCCAGATCCATACTTCTTGCCGTTGATGTCCCACTCGGAGAAGGTGTTGCCTGCGCTGGGGGCGGCGCTGACGACGAGCGACTCGCCGGTGTAGAGCTGGGCGGTGTACTCCGAGCCGACGTTGGCGCTGTTGATGATGAGCCCGCCGTTGACCGCCTTCAAGGTGAGAGTGTGCAGGGTGCTCACCACGACGGCCTTGAAGGCCATGTCCCCGGAGACCCTGAAGGTGAAGGATGGATCTGTGGAGACGTACTTGTCGTCGTAGGTCCATCCCCTGAGCATGTACCCGTAGGGGACGTCGACGCTTATGGTGACCTCCTTCCCGTCGTATG harbors:
- a CDS encoding LysR family transcriptional regulator; this encodes MNFKQIDYLLEIRRTMSLNRAADSLNVSQPTLSYQIRQIESEVGFEIFQRAGRNLVITPAGEQFCSQLFNIRVEMRKAVEQCQNIGGRYREDIRIGLPARPALRLLPEAIRALSSEYPDVHVTPVFHDYGEFDRFLSGDIDLEFTETGYFSKSPGIREEHLYDSRIYLIVRDDDFLASRDMVSESDLRGRTLMVGGGSPPQLQAVQSRVIDNENVGYYNSHDHDTTMVNVAAGSGVCLSPGFLMGMDPGYRWIPFDCPEHFDCAVALRDDEERPSVNRLVGILKELYSSYKGLL